The genome window AGAGGGAACAGAATTGGGGACCATCAGTGAGTGTAGCGAAGGGcaggaaagggatggggaagTGGATGAGAGGGCCTTGGGGGCCCTTAACACTGTAAAGCTTGTTCCCGCTTCACTTTATCTAGAATGAAACccatttaaataaaagctgagagaAAAGTCACCACAATTTTGCAGGGACCCCCTTCCTGAGTCCCCTCCAGTCCCTTGTGCTGGAGCAGGAATACACTGCAGGCTAGTGGGGCTAAAGAGTCAGTGCCGTTTCCATGGATGCAACAGGCCAGCGAGTTTCCCAGCGGCTGTAGTGCAGCAGGGGGTGTTGTGCGGCGTGAGGCCAAAGGCCAAGCACATGTGTCCATTCCAGGAAGCCTGGAGTCTCCACTAGAGTAAGGGGTGATGCACAGTGTGTGGTCACCCCAGGTACCTTGCTTGCCATGGGGTCATGAGAGGAGGTCTAAGGCCAGGTGCCTTCAGCCACACAGGAAGTTGGTGTCAGGTATATCTGCAGCTCGCAAACCTTTGTCAGCCAAACTGATTTCTTCTTTCATAACGCCCACTCTGTACCCCTATAGTAACACACACCTAGGAGCCAATCAGATTCCTCCTTTCCATCACCCATTTCTTTCCACTGTAATAAGACTCTTTCCTAGGGGCCAGTCAGCTGCCTCCCTTGGATGGGAAGCCATGTTGCAACTGGCCCATGTGGtctcctccctggcccctgctgagCAAAGCTGCGAGTGTCCCTTACCCTGATGCAGCgggtcaggtagttgaagacagTGGCCCTTAGTGTGAAGGCCTCGCCGCGCACCACGGAGTAGGGCAGGGTGAGCTCCACGAAGAAGGGCTGGAAGTCTCTGAGGGACACGGTTGGGGACAGGCCAAAGCCAGTGTCACTTGAAGTGCAGAACGCGTTGGCTTTCCATTCTGTGATGGTGTCGGGGATGGTCACGGCCAAATCAGCACTTCCGACAGACCTGGTGACAAAACAAGAACAAGGAGATGGGGGGAGCTTTCCTAGCTTTGGGGGAAACAACTGTGTCCCTCACAACATCCTGAATGaacacccccccccttttgtaaCTGCCTTGGGAGCATTGGGGGTGTGCATGCTGGTTGGTTATTGTAGGCTCACCGCAGAACACTTCCTCCCATCCTATCCTACATCCAGCTCCGCAGAAGAATCATCCAAATAACAAAACTGGGGTTGGGGTTCCACGGTGAACAGAAAATCCCTCAGGACACACAGATACAGAAAAGGATGAGATGCATAGCTAATAGCGACTTCTGCGCCAGAGCTGGGACCAAAAAGAAATTACACCTCCCTccgacacacacaaacaaacacacacacacacacacacacaacaggggATTGTCCATTGAGATCCACAAAATTGTCTCCCAGTTACTGAGAGGAGAAGGAGTCACTGTGGTGTATTAGTAGAACTAGTTAACTtacttcctgtctttcctctACCTGCCTATCCATCCCTCATGCTTGTCTCTCTCTAGTCTATCTACAAAAGGTACTCCAGCTATCACAGAAGGATATAAGCACATCTCATGGTGTCTGAGCAACTTCTTCTGAGAGTCTGTGTAACCCAGTTGACCACACTCACCACATCCCCTAAACATCACTTACTTCACTGGAACTAAATCCCAAATCCACGTCTCAGGGAAATACTTCCGGATTGTCTCCACTGGGCCATGAATGAGATTTTCCATCATGCCACCAACTAAGGTATCTGCCTCATATGAGAGCCCCGCTTTAGATGTTGGAGGAGGTAAGGGAGAGAAAGGTGATATGTTAGACCCCATTCTATATCATGGCACTTTGTTTCCAGTTAGTGACAGATTGGATTCTAAACCCTAGATTTGAAACCCGCTCTTTTCAAATTCAGACCCAAACTTAAATCTATCTTTGCTTGCAACCAAttactcccttccccaccccactctcccAATGTCATCAGCTGTCTTTTCTGAACTTCTTTAGAAGCCATTGAAAAAACATCTCTATTGCCCTATTATGAGCTCAGCACTGTCCATTTTCTAAAGACTTCTGCACTTCTTATAGGGGTGGTATGGATGAATGAACATGTTTATTCCAACTCCACCAATCATGGAGGATATGGGAAGCCCAGACATAATAACTGCATTGAAGCagccctcagagccctggctATATCCACTTCAAATGGAATTAACcggtggaactcactgccccaAGCCGTTATAGATGCAAATAGTTCAGTGagtttcacagaaaaaaaatcctgtgtcTGTATATGACTAAGAGTAGCAGAAACACTAGTGACACCAGCTAGGATTCAGATGATCCGGGATATCAGTCCtcgtgcttcagggcataagctgatATCCAGCCATAGATCAGGAAGAAATTTGCCCCATAGCACAGTGAGGTGTAATACAGAGGTtttccatcttcctctgaagcagccaccattggccactgtctgaagaggGACCTTGCGCTAGAAAGATGACAGTGCTGATCCAATATGGTCAGGAGGCAGGACGCTGCCATATATAGACCAGTAGTCTGATGTTCTACAGTAGGAATGGGGACATTGGATTAGAGGGTCAGTAATCTGATCTGTTTACTCTTCATTTCCACTAGTTAATTGAGAGCATAATTAACACTAATATTTAGCCATCTAATCTCAGAGCTCTTCACAAGGTTGTGTAAGTATAATTAGTCCCCTTTTACAGATAGGAATATTAAGGCACAAAGA of Chrysemys picta bellii isolate R12L10 unplaced genomic scaffold, ASM1138683v2 scaf4429, whole genome shotgun sequence contains these proteins:
- the LOC135980564 gene encoding alpha-2-macroglobulin-like translates to MMENLIHGPVETIRKYFPETWIWDLVPVKSVGSADLAVTIPDTITEWKANAFCTSSDTGFGLSPTVSLRDFQPFFVELTLPYSVVRGEAFTLRATVFNYLTRCIRVSISLAPSDDFRATPVEKEEESYCLCVNGRKTVSWAVTPKSLGKGPGNSKISDQELMDGSKTTVKGTKWH